From Paenibacillus physcomitrellae, the proteins below share one genomic window:
- a CDS encoding Asp23/Gls24 family envelope stress response protein: MSTLPTEFERTDIGEIQIAPEVIEVIAGLATVEVKGVAGMSGGFAGGIAELLGRKNLSKGVKVEVGQREAAVDVSVIVEYGNRIPEVASEVQRNVKRSIEQMTGLSVVEVNVHIHDVIFKTTEKLEEPTDVNNRVK, encoded by the coding sequence ATGAGTACTTTGCCGACTGAATTTGAACGTACCGATATTGGAGAGATTCAAATTGCGCCGGAAGTCATCGAAGTCATTGCCGGTTTGGCAACGGTTGAGGTGAAAGGTGTAGCGGGAATGAGCGGCGGGTTTGCCGGCGGCATTGCCGAATTGCTCGGACGCAAAAATTTATCCAAAGGCGTTAAGGTTGAGGTTGGCCAGCGGGAAGCGGCTGTTGACGTATCTGTAATTGTAGAATACGGCAACCGGATTCCGGAAGTGGCTAGCGAAGTTCAGCGTAACGTCAAACGTTCCATTGAACAGATGACAGGACTTTCCGTCGTGGAAGTGAACGTACATATTCATGACGTGATTTTCAAGACGACTGAGAAACTTGAAGAACCA